One Aquarana catesbeiana isolate 2022-GZ linkage group LG06, ASM4218655v1, whole genome shotgun sequence genomic region harbors:
- the LOC141147487 gene encoding olfactory receptor 1f45-like has translation MGNQTSQSELILLGLSDLGYSQIPVFLLIFLIYVATLAGNLLIIFLVVSDSHLHTPMYFFLGNLSVLDIFNSSISVLHVSFDVFTGNRLISYPTCISQVFFFSWFCSTECFILDIMSYDRYVAICHPLHYTTMINIPLCVKVAFFFWVLSFACCLLHTLYTLRLAFPDPTTIPSLFCELYQLFQLSSSDTYLNYFLIYFQAACFSVPGFLITFLSYVYIFKTILRIAMKDGRRKAYSTCISHLTVVFIFYGTVFFNYFQPKTKIFLAGRWLAVFYTVVTPLLNPIIYSLRNSDLIEALQKTLSRIVSTP, from the coding sequence ATGGGAAATCAGACTTCTCAGTCTGAATTAATTTTGCTTGGCCTGTCAGACCTTGGATATTCTCAGATCCCGGTATTCCTGCTGATCTTCCTCATCTATGTGGCCACATTGGCCGGGAACCTTCTCATCATTTTCCTGGTGGTCTCAGACTCCCACTTGCACACCCCTATGTACTTTTTCCTGGGAAATCTCTCAGTTTTAGACATCTTCAACTCCTCCATTTCCGTATTACATGTGTCTTTTGACGTCTTTACTGGAAACAGACTGATTTCATATCCAACTTGTATCTCTCAggtcttcttcttctcctggttTTGCAGCACTGAGTGCTTCATACTTGATATAATGTCCTATGATCGATATGTCGCCATCTGTCATCCTTTGCATTATACAACCATGATAAACATTCCCCTGTGTGTTAAGGTGGCCTTCTTTTTCTGGGTTCTCAGCTTTGCCTGTTGCTTGTTGCATACGCTTTATACGCTAAGACTGGCCTTCCCTGACCCCACCACCATCCCAAGCTTGTTCTGTGAATTATATCAACTGTTTCAACTGTCATCTTCTGACACTTATCTCAATTACTTTCTTATATATTTTCAAGCTGCGTGTTTTTCAGTTCCTGGCTTTCTCATTACTTTCCTTTCATATGTCTACATTTTCAAAACCATCCTGAGAATTGCAATGAAGGATGGAAGACGGAAAGCTTACTCCACCTGCATTTCTCACCTCACGGTGGTCTTCATCTTTTATGGGACTGTTTTTTTCAACTACTTTCAACCCAAAACTAAGATTTTTCTGGCAGGAAGATGGCTGGCTGTATTTTACACAGTTGTCACCCCTCTCCTAAATCCTATTATATACAGCCTGAGAAACAGTGACCTGATAGAAGCTCTTCAGAAAACTCTTTCCAGAATTGTCTCCACACCATAA